The genomic DNA GCAACCAGTCCACACCAAAAGCATGAACGAAGAAGTCAAATAAACCGGTGAAGGAAACGCCGACAATGGGATCAAGTTCCCGACTGTATTGATAGCGGGGTTCTTGGAATTGATGGTTTAATAATGCAGCAACAGATAAAGCACCTGCTTTAAATGCTTCTTCTTGTTCTTTGTAGTTATCGGGGTCTAGTTGGTTTAAGTGTACCTCTGACAAATTACAGTGAAAATTGCTACCTATAATTTCTCCGCACGGGTTTAATCCAAACCTACCTAATCTATGTTCTAGCTCATCAGCATCAATTTCAGGATGGTATTTTTTTATCCATTGCTCTGCTTTTCCTTGCTCGTAAGCTTGCAAAAAGTCTGTTTTCAATTCTGCTGTGTTGAGTAAATCAATATTAGCTCTAGCGACTGCTTCACCAGCCCATTGAATTGCTCCTTCACCGCTATAATACTGCTTTTGAACTGCTGCAATAGATTCTTCTAGAGTAGGTTTATGGTGAAATACTCGGCTATGATTGGCCATCCGCAAAGAATCACGTTCTGGATCTATGCGCCAGTTGCCTTCTGCGTCTTGTTGCCATAGATTATCTTTGGCAGTTGCGCCTTGTTGGTCTTCGGAAACGAACTGTCTCATGCCAGCACTGTTAGAGACTAAAATACCTTCACAGACAAATTCGTGAACAGTTGCAACTTCAATATCATAAGTAGGTGCAGAACGTACATTTAGTTCAACCCCTAAAACTTTCACTGGAACTAAATCAGTTGCTTCGGGAAGATATTTTTTCATGGTGGGGAGAGTCATCTGTTGATGAATCGCACCCCAGTGATATTGAGTGGTGTTAATAATAGGACGAACCATAGCTTTCGGGAAGCCGTGGTCTTGAAATGATTTAGGGGTCTGGCGTTTTTGGATGGAAAACTGAATGGAATACTTTGAGAAGAAGTTTTCAACAGCTTTGAATGCGGCTCCACCAACTGTGACTAATTCGCCTTCCCATTTGCCAGTACGCTTGCGAATTGAACCACCCAACCGGACTGTGATTCCCAGAGATGCGTAAAGTGATTGCACTTGCTGCAAAAATCGCTGGTGAATTGACGCTACTAAGACCCCTTGAGAATGACACCCATCAGCATCAGCAAGACCAGCTAGGTAGGCTTTGCGAATATCTGCTGTACCCAATAGAATGCAATCAGGAATATTTAATCGTTGGAATGCTTGCTTAAATAATTTAAGATATTGATTCAAAGCTGATGAGTTGAATTGTAGCTCGTAGGCTTTGGTTTGGCACTGTTCGGGTGTTCGCAGTGTGTAAGTTTCTAAACCAAATTCGCTCCCAACTGCAATTAAACGTTCCAAAATCTTGGGGCTATCTTCATGAACCCGAAATCTAACTCTTGACCCGTCAGAGCTAACTGAGCCATCACCGTGCAAATAGCCGATGAAGTAAGCAACATCAGGAGTAAGAGCAGGAACGGTGATTTTTTTGGTTTTACCTTGGATTTTACCGCGAAACTCAGGCAGTTCAGTGGGTGTGCCAGGTATAGCTTGTGGTACAAACACCAAGCGATCGCCAGATTGTAAATCTTGAGCCTTGACCATTTTATAATTGCCGTACACATCTGTAAAAACGGCAACTTTATGATCGGCTGTACATTCAAAACTACCATCTTGAGTTTGAATGCGACAAAGGGATTGCTCACCTTGAACAAAGAAGTTAGTAACAGGATAAAAACCCTTGCTGGTGAGAACGCGATCGCCTACACGCACCTTAGCAATGGGAACTAAACCCGCTTCTGTATGAACTAAGGCATCTTCAGGAAGACAGCGCCGAATATTTCCTGCAACAATCGTGACAGCAGCTTCATCAATTAACAAACAGCATTCAACTGAGTTTAATTGTCTACCTAAAGCCTTATTGAGAATGGAGGCACAACGCTGATACAATCCAGGTAATTTTACAGGATTAGCCATACCGCCAAAGCCTTTGAGGGTTTCCCCAGATTGACGGACATCGCTAATATCAACAATTACTTCTACATCGCCTGTAAAGCGTTCATCGCTGGCAAGTTCTAAAAGGGTTTGATAGGATTTTACCCAACCTTCCCGACTGTCTCCCACATGGATAGTCGCGGTGTTAGCTTCTATATCGGTTTGTGTAAATTCACGACGCTGTTCTTGGGGTGTGCTGCCAATTTCACCTGTGATGGTAATATTTAAGCGATTACGGATAGATGGCAGTTGATTAATATACTGTGGTTCGATGATAGCACCAGTGCCACAGCCCATCATGGCTAAGTCCATCATCAAAGCAAAGGCTTTCCAGTCTACCAAGTTGGTAGAAGTGCAGTTATAAGCACCAGAGAAATTTTTGGTTTTGGCTAACCAGTCCGTCCCGCCAACCCATAACCAACGGCCACTGGGTAAGGACTTCATGTTACGTTGCATTTTATCTAAAAGGGTGGCTTCTTCACGGGTGAGTTTTCCCAGTTCGACTAAGCCTTTAAGAGTGCGATCGCATACCTGATCATAACTTTCCCTTAAACCAGCGGCTGTTCGACGGCTGTAAGTTCTAAAAAACACAGGATTGGCTGCTGGAGCAGTTTCGGGAAAAGATGCACTCTGACGTTTACGTTCCAGTTCTTGAACCATAGTTCGGTTTTGTTGCTGACTAACAAATTAAGACTATAACGCCAAGTAGTTAGAGGATGGAAGATTGCTAAATTTGCCACTTGGTGCTATATCTAATTTTGTGTAAATTATGACTATATTTTAGTTTAAGTACAAAACCCTGACGACTGTACGCCAGGGTTGTAAATGCTCAAAATTTTACCTATCAGTTTTTGTGGAATAGGCTATCTGTTTAATATTGCTACGTTGTTAATTTTTTGACTATTCATTAAGCATTGATAGTAAGTAAATATTCTAATTCATTGATATCAGTTACAAGTTTACGTAATTGCTCGCTAAAATAGATAACTTCATAATTAGGTGCAAGTTCTTTTTGTAGTTGCTTCCACAAACTAATTCCTTCTTTTTCAAAAGCTACTTCTTCTTCTGGACTCAAATCTGGTGAATTAGCAGGGTCTTGCAAATTTAATGTTGCATTATAACTGGTTGCCCAATTTCTGAGGCGGTTAATGGTTTCTTTGCTGAGGGGCAGTCTTGCAGGATTGATGTTACCAACTTTATCAACATCTGCCCACCATAAAGGGTCGCACCCATAATCAGCCATTAGTTTGATTTTTATTGCCATAGCTACTCAGGTGGAATTATGGTAATGAGGCTGGATTAGCTCCAACTATATAACCATTATCGCCTACTGTCACTGCTATATAATGCTTTTTTCCCTTAAACTTTACTTCATAGATTTCTCTTCGAGGTTCTACTGTTCCTTGATAACCCAGAAAAATTCCATTGGTTACAGCAATTATTACAACATCAGCGATTTCATCTTCAGAAATTCCCCGTTTGGCAAAGTCTTCTTTGTGTCTCTCTAAAATGTGCAATAGTCCACTACCTTTTCTTCCAGGTTTTCCTTCTTCTAAAAATACGATTTTGCCATCTGCTTGTTTAGCAATCTTTACTATTTTTTCAGGGGTATGCTTAACGTCGCCAAGTTGGGCAATTAAGGCTGATTTTTCATCATTGTTCATTGTATTTATTAAGTAGAAGTAATCAAGAAAATTCATCCAATGAGATGATTTTAGAAATGATTATAACAATCATGATGTATAGGTTTGAAAATTTGACTTTGCGGGAGGTTCAAGTCATGTTAGGAATTTCATTAGAAAGAAGTCGCGCTTATCAAGAAATTAAACAAGAAGGAAGACAAGAAGGAAGACAAGAAGGACTCAAAGAAAGTGCTTTAAATTTAGTGATGCGACAACTAACTAGACGTTTAGGAGAATTACCAGAAGAATTTAAAAATAATATTTCTGGTTTATCTTTAACTAACTTAGAAAATCTTGGTGAAGCGTTGTTAGACTTTACCAGTTTACAAGATTTACAAAGTTGGTTAAGTCAAGTGCAAGATTAATTTATTACTGTTCAGATCCCCGAATTTTCAAGATAATTCAATGATTTATTCTATATTGATAGAAGTCGGGGATCTCAAAAATAGTAGATTTTAAATTATAATTATAGAGCTAATAAATCGAAATTAAATTACAAAAATATCACAGTAATAATAATGTCCCTAGCACCTTGGAGGAGTTTAATTACTCGCGCACTACATAAAAACCGCAGCCTTGTTTATTCCCGCTATCTACAACTTGCAACGGTGCGAGAAAATGGTTTACCTGCAAACCGCACTGTAGTATTTCGTGGTTTTGTGGAAGAGACAAACCAGCTAAAATTCATCACCGATATCCGCAGTGCAAAAGCTGAACAAATACCCAAACAACCAGCAGCAGAAATTTGTTGGTATTTTCCCAACTCCAGAGAACAATTTCGGATTGCTGGAAATTTAATTTTAGTTACTGCTAATTCTCATGGAGATTTACAAACAGCGAGAATTAAAATGTGGCAAGAATTAAGTGATGCTGCACGGTTACAATTTGCTTGGCCTAACCCTGGTAAAGAGAGAGTAAAAACACCAGAAGCATTTACACCACCAGCACCAGATAATATTGAACCAGTAGAAAATTTTTGTTTATTATTACTTGAACCTACAGAAATAGATCATTTAGAATTGCGGGGTGAACCACAAAATCGTACTTTTTATCAAGTTAATGAAAATAAAGAATGGTATTGTGAAGAAGTTAATCCTTAAAGATGAGATAATAAGATGAATAAAATTTGTGATTTGAAGAAATAAATCAATTTATAAATATTAAAAAAGGGTAGGAAAATTCCCACCCCTACCGTTTAAATTCCTGCTCCGTCAAAAAATTCCTGTATTGCTTTATCTTTAAGATGACAAGAAGGTGCTACTTTTAGTAATTTTTCCTCTTCTATAACTAAATTACCAGCAGCTACTAACACAGGAGTTTTGATATTTGAACGTGTTTCTTGGAGTTCTTGGAGTTGTTCTTCCAGTGCTTCAATACGATCAACTAAAGTCCGAATTACTTGTGCTTCTGAGTCTGGTAAGTTGTTGTGTTCTAATGGTGAAACTTTGACTCCAGAACGGTAAACGATCCGTCCTGGTATTCCGACAACGGTACAGTCAGAGGGAACATCTCTCAAGACTACTGAACCTGCACCAATGCGGACGTTATTACCAATTTGAATATTACCTAAAACTTTTGCACCAGCACCTACAACGACGTTTTCACCAACTGTCGGGTGACGTTTGCCAGTTTCTTTACCAGTCCCACCGAGGGTGACACCTTGATAAATGAGTGCGTAGTCTCCAATAATGGCTGTTTCACCAATTACTACACCCATTCCGTGGTCAATAAATACTCCTTGACCAATTACAGCACCAGGGTGAATTTCAATACCAGTTAAAAATCTACCTATGTGAGAAATAAATCTGGGAATAAAGGGAATGCCTATAGCACGCAGCCAATGTGCTATTCTGTGAAAGATTAAAGCTTGTAAACCTGGGTAGCAAAACAAGACTTCTAACCAATTTTGGGCTGCTGGGTCACGTTCAAAGATGATGCGAAAGTCGGTACGCAATTTAGAGAACATTGATATAGTACCCTTGAACAGCAAAGCAAGCTACTTTAATATTTTATCGTTAATTGGTTATTAGTTAGTCGTTGTTAATTATTAGGTCAACTATTCTTCTACTTTGATGGTGTAGTTGAATTTATCTCCAGGACTAAATGTACCTGCCCAAATTTTATATTTACCTTTTTTCCATTGGCGATCGCTCACGCTTGCATCTTTACTTCTACCTGTATCATCTCCACAGCGGATTGTCTGATCATCTGGGCCTTGGATAAATAAGGTAGTATCTTTTCCGTTACTATTGATTAATATTTTTAGCTCCTCGAAATCTTGCTCTAAAACTAAAATGTGATCTGGGTTTGGATCACCAAAACCAATACACACTCTTTTATCTTTGTCTCTGTTACTCATCGCGGATAGAGAAAAAGAACCACCTGTGTAACCTGACGCTTTTCCTTGTTCTAATTCAAAACCTGGGGCTAATTTTAGAGTCCCGAAGTTTGCTTTCTGGGCTGCTACAGGTGTTGTAATCATAGCTGTGACTGCTGCTAACAGCAAGCTAAACCGAATTTGAAGCCAAAGGTGACGATTGTTCATGAACCTATCTCATTAAGTTGTTTTGTGACTGAGTATACTAATTTTATGTAAAAAAGTACCTCATAGATAGTGTTGAGATCACGCTTGTCTTAATCATGGGATCACTATTTTATTCTTCAATAAATTTTGCGGAATTTCCAGATTAGCACCCATTCAAGTAAGGTGGTTATTTTTGAGGGTTTTTAGCTATTAGACTGGGAATTTATGCCCCGTTTGGTTGTTTTTTATGGTTGTAGACGCAAGAATACACCACCTTTGAGTATTTCTGGTCTCTCTTCATAACTACTGATTGTCAGCGATCGCAAATGATCAAATAGTGGTTTTCCTAACACTTCTACAAATTCAAGTAGGGGTTGTTGACGCTCTAAAAAATCTTGGCTTTTTTTCCAGTCAATATATACATATCCTTGGTTTGGTTGAGGAATGGCTACAATATTATCCTGAAAGTTACTATTTTCTATGAGGGGTTGTTCTTGATGGGTGAGAATTTTTTCCATTACTCCTAAATCAGAAGTAAATATCTCATAATTATTAATGCTGGTATGCACTCCTTTAACTTTGGTTTCTACATTAACTGAGGTTTGATTTTCGGTTGCGGTTAATTCTGTCCAAGCTGTAATTTTTTGATTATTTAAAGTTACAGAACTAGAATTCAACCCTTTCTCATTAGCAATGCGGTCTAAATTCTTTAAACCTGATGCTAATTGTGGTGATTTTTCTACTACAAATACCCAATTAGGATGGATATTTTCTGGATTTCGTAAAATTGCTAAAGCATATTCTCCCGTTACCCAATTGAAAATATCTTCACTCAAGTTTAAACCCCATTGTTTTTGCACTTCTACTAGAGGTTTTAACCAACGAGTTATGGCTTCTTGCTGAGAACCGTAAATTGTTTTTGTTCCTTGTTGCCAAAGTTTACCTAAGTTACTGTTAGTTAAATTGCTCAGGTTTGTGCCAGCGATCGCCAAACCTGCTGATTCGGGAATATACTCTAATGCACCTACTGGTTTAGTTTGTGGTTTAGATACAGCTTCAATTGGAGATGTAGTTAAAAATGTACTTTCTGCTAGTAATCCTTGGGGTTTTAAAACCAAGGAAATAATTTGACTATTATAGGTTGGTTCTAGTAATTCTAAACCTTGCCATTGTGCGATTTCACTTAAATTAAAAAATGCTAAAGCTAGAGCATTTTTTGGTAATTCTTGAATAGCTTTTTGATAATCAGGAGAACTTTCTAGATTCAAATTTGGTACTTGGACATTGGTGATAGCTTCCCTGATTACTTTAGGATTATTTGCAAATAAAACAAACTTATCAACAACCGCAGCAGCTAAAGAATTTTGATTTTTTTCCGATGTTGTTATTTCCTGATTGTCATAAAGTAGTTTTACACCCTTGTATTGTTTAACTTGTAAATTTGCTCCTGCTAAAGCTCGTTGAGAAAATAACAATTCTACAAATTCCTGACTTTTTTCTGGGTTATCTGTAGCTAGTGCCATCAAATAACCTGGTTGTAGTCCATTTTTAGGATCATGATCTATATCTTCACTGGTTACAGCTAAGGTAATTTCATTACTTAGCCAAGGTTTAATATCTTTTGAGAAATCTATTTTAGTTTTAGCGAATAAACTGTTTTTGATCTGAGAAAATTCCCCTTGTTGTCCTAAAGACTGCAAACCTTCGGGATTTACTAATAATGACACCATAGCAGGTGACACTTTTGACACAAAAATAGCAGCACCTGGTTGATTGATAGGAGTGCTTAATTTAACTGGACTTTTCACGAAAAACCAGTAAAAGCCAGTAATAACAATTAGTAGCACGGCAATGACACCAGCTACGAAAAAACCAAAAAATGAGCGTTGACTGTTCACTTAAACTTTATTTCCCAGCTTTTTGTCACCATGAATAGTATGACAAAATATAGGATTATTTAGGAAAACTCCATGACAGGTCAATCTCTTAACCAACCTTTAACCCAAATCAGCGTAGCAGAACTAGCGCAGCGTCTAGCTGAGGATGATTCTGGTTTGCAATTAATAGATGTACGTGAACCTCAAGAAGTGGCGATCGCTAAAATAGAAGGGTTTGCTAACCTGCCTTTAAGTGAATACGAACAATGGAATGGGGAAATCTCCACCCGTTTTGATGCTGACGCAGAAACTTTGGTGTTATGCCATCATGGTGTTCGTTCTGCTCAAATGTGTCAATGGTTAATGGATCAAGGTTTTACTAATGTTAAAAATATCATCGGTGGAATTGCCGCCTACTCGACGTTAGTTGATCCTTCTATTCCTCAGTATTAGGGAATAGGAAACAGGGAAGAGGGAACAGTCAAAAGACTGATAACTGATTCCCCCTGTGTCAGCAATGTGACTGAACTAAAAGTTAAATTTTGTAGCTAAAAACACAGCTAATACTCTTAACAATATGAAATATTATAGTTAATAGATAGAAATTTATCTTCTTGTGTGTCATGAGTTATAATGTGCTATTCAGTACACACAAAATAAACATTCAAGGGAAGCTTTGCACCCAGGGAATATAGTATAAATAGATAATTTGCAATTGTGCATTCATAATTAATTAATTTTTTCAATTTTTTCGGTTTTTCGGTCTGATTTTTCAACTTTTCCTTAAAATTTGCCTTTAGTAACACATAATCTATGCAAGTCAAGCTGACAAATCGCCAACAGCACATACTTTGGGCAACTGTACGCCATTATATCGCTACAGCAGAGCCTGTTGGTTCTAAAACTCTCATTGAAGAATTTGATCTTGGGGTCAGTTCTGCCACTATCCGCAATGTTATGGTGGTTTTGGAAAAATCAGGGTTACTTTACCAACCACATACTTCTGCGGGTAGAATCCCTTCTGATTCTGGTTATCGTATTTATGTTGATAAATTGATGAAACCTTCGGAAACTCTAGCTAGGGAGGTAGAATCAACATTTCAACAACGTCTACATTGGGAAGATTGGAGTTTAGAGGCTCTATTACAAGGTGCTGCTCAAATACTGGCAACATTAAGCGGCTGCATTACTTTAATTACTATGCCTCAATCCCAAACAGCACAGTTAAGACATTTGCAACTTGTACAAGTTGAAACTGGAAAAATTATGCTGATTGTGGTGACGGATGGTTATGAAACCCATTCTAGGTTGATGGAATTATTTCCTGAGTCTGCTGATACCAAACTAGATCCCGAAGCAATTGATCGGGAATTACAAATAGTTTCTAATTTTTTAAATACTCATCTGCGGGGTTGTACTCTCTTGGAATTATCTCAGCTTGACTGGAGTAAATTAGACCAAGAGTTTCAACGTTATGGGGAATTTCTCAAAAGTTCCTTGACAGAATTACTGCATCGTGCATCTACACCCTCAACAACACAAATCATGATCCGGGGTGTGGGAGAGGTGTTACGTCAACCGGAATTTTCCCAAGTGCAGCAGGTACAAACGATTATGCACTTATTGGAAGAAGAACAAGAGCAATTATGGCGGCTAATATGTGAAGAACCGGAAGTAGAGGAAACAGGTAAATCCAAGGTAACGGTGCGGATAGGTGCAGAAAATCCTTTAGAACCTATTCAAACCTGTTCTTTAATTTCTTCTACCTATCGTCGAGGTTCTCAACCGGTGGGAAGTGTAGGTGTTTTGGGGCCGACTCGGTTAGACTATGAAAATGCGATCGCTGTTGTAGCCGCAGCAGCAGATTATCTGTCTGAAGCTTTTAGTCATACTGCGTAAATCGTGTTGGGAAAAATATCTTTTATTTATTGGCGTTGCTGAATTATGGGATGACTTCATGAACGATTAAACTACACTCATTTTGTAAAAGGTATCCCTAAATCCTTACAAATCTTCCTAGCCAAAATATCATCTATTTCTTGGTGTCTAGGAATAGCGGATCTTCTATTTTTTTCAGGATTCCACCACCAAGAATGACGAGAACCTTCACGAATAAACTCACAACCACACTCCTGTAAATGGCGTAGTAAATCCCCACGCTTCATAGTGCGATCGCTTCCTCAACATAATCATTACCCGCAGCTTCTATAGCATCTTGCCGGTTAAATTCTAATGCTTCTAAAAGTGTAATTCGTAAACTTTCTAATAATTCCTCTCGCGTTGCTTCCTGACAATTCACACCAGGGATTTCTTCAATCCAACCTAACCACCAATCACTGGATTTTTTAATTATTGCTGTATACAAAATCCTTCCTCCTTAGCTGTAGCAGTGTTGAATATTCACCTATCATAGCAATTTATCTAGAATTGCTGAAAATTAGAGCGATCGCTAAACTAAAATTACTCCCTTCCCAGTGATAAAATTACCTATCTTCTTCTCTTATTTCTTTGTGTCTATATCTTCGTGTCTTCGTAGTTGATTTTTCTGATATATTCTTTAGTCAGAATCTCAACTAACCTACCTTTTCAAAAACTTCTGACCCATCTTCACCACAAAACTATTCACCTCCGGTATTCTCATCATCCCCGCAATAACCGCAAACACCCCAATTCCCACCCCACCAGCAACACACAACTCAATTATTAAAACAACTAAACCCTGATTTCCCAACACCTGCTGACAACCAACTAAAGTGCCATAACTTGCAACTCCAGCAACCACACTACCCGCACCTAAACCGAGAATTGGTAAACTCCATTCCCGCAAAGGTAAACCATTTAATTTCCGATTTAACAACCACAACAACATTAAAATTGAACTACAATTAACACCAACCGTAGCTAAAACTAAACCAGGCGCACCAAAAGGTTTAACTAAAATAAAATCTAAACTAGCATTCAATAAAATATTAAACGTACTAATTCTAAAAGGTGTTTGTCCATCACCTAAAGCATAAAATACCCTCACCAAAACATCCCTTCCTAAATAAGCAAACATCCCAATTCCATAGGCAATTAATAAGGAAGAAACTAACTCAGTTGCTTCTTGTGTAAATGCTCCCCGTTGATAAACTATTTGCACAATTGGTTCAGATAAAGCTATCATTAATGCCCCCAAAGGTAGCATTGTTACCGCAGTTAATAACAGTCCTTGACGAATACGTAATTTTAAATCTGGCCAGTTTTCCGGTTCAGCTAACTTGGCGAATATCGGTAATAAAGGTAATAAAATAATATTAGAAATAATTCCCAATGGAGTTTGTACTAATAAATTGGCATAGTTAAAACCTGCCGCTGCACCTTGAATGGGACTGGCAAAATATAAATCTGTTGCCACATTAATCGGCATCATTCCCGAAGAAATTGTTGCCGGAGTCATAATTTTAATTACTTCTTGCACTGCGGGAGATTTAAAATCAAACCTCAATCTTAATGAACCTAAACCTAACCGCCATTGGACAATTAATTGGACTAACCATTGTAAAATTGCCCCCGCTAAAGTGCCAATAGCTAATACTATTCCCCCAATTAAAGCTAACTCTGGTTTAACAATTTCCTGTCCATATTGTAAAGCTAAAATACCGATACCAATTACAACGGTAAGACTAGATAACAAAGGACTAATTGACAGTAACCAATATTGATTGGCTGCGTTAAGAGTACCAAAACCAATGCCAATTAAACCAGCAAATAAAGCCATGGGGGACATTATTTGTAATTGACGAATAGCAATTTCTCTGGTGTTTGGTTCTAAACCATAACCAACAATATCAATAATTGGTTCTGCCAAAAAAATCTGGGCAACTGTGACTAACAACAACAACCCACCAACTATAGTGGTTACTGTTTCAACGATGGGTGCAGATTCTTCTTTTTTCCGTTTAGCTAAAACGCTAACAATGGCACTATGTAAAGGGCCATTCACACCACCTAATAAAATTAACAAAAACCCAGGAATTATATAGGCATAACTGTAAGCAGTAGCAGCAGCACCCACACCAAAAACAGCGGCTATGACTTGTTGTCTAATTAAACCAAATACTTTACTAATTAATGTTGCTGCGGCAACAATACCAGCAATACCAGCAAAGGAACGAGAGGGTTTTTCTTGTTGTTGTTCGGACACGAATAATACCTATAAACCTCTTACAGAGTATATATATGAGAATATTGAACCTGAAATCTTAACATTACCCTCTTCTTTACTGTCACCTGTCACCTGTCACCTATTTACATCCCAAACTGTCTCGTGTAGCAACCCCAGTTACAGGGTTAACACCATCGGCACGTTCACAAAATAGTGATACCTGATATCTATCAATTAAAGCATCTGTAAAATCAGCCCCGGTGATATCCGCATCATAAAAACGGCTACGGGTTAAAGTCGCTTCTGTGAAAATAGTATTTTTCAGATTAGCACCATCTAGGGTAACACGATCAACTAAAGCACCTGTTAAATTCGCATCTTGTAAATTTGCTTTGAGTAACACACCTTTGGTTAACATGGTATTAGTTAAATTTGCCCCTTGAAAATTTGTCCCGCGCATTTCCGCAGCGACAAAATTCACTCCAGTTAAATCAGTATTAGAGAAATCACGATTTTCTAAAGAAGCATTATTATAGTTGATGGTGTTAACTTGTGCAAAAGCTGGTTGGGGATTAATAATTATCCAAAAACCAGCGAGAACCAAAATCAA from Okeanomitos corallinicola TIOX110 includes the following:
- the nrdJ gene encoding ribonucleoside-triphosphate reductase, adenosylcobalamin-dependent; translated protein: MVQELERKRQSASFPETAPAANPVFFRTYSRRTAAGLRESYDQVCDRTLKGLVELGKLTREEATLLDKMQRNMKSLPSGRWLWVGGTDWLAKTKNFSGAYNCTSTNLVDWKAFALMMDLAMMGCGTGAIIEPQYINQLPSIRNRLNITITGEIGSTPQEQRREFTQTDIEANTATIHVGDSREGWVKSYQTLLELASDERFTGDVEVIVDISDVRQSGETLKGFGGMANPVKLPGLYQRCASILNKALGRQLNSVECCLLIDEAAVTIVAGNIRRCLPEDALVHTEAGLVPIAKVRVGDRVLTSKGFYPVTNFFVQGEQSLCRIQTQDGSFECTADHKVAVFTDVYGNYKMVKAQDLQSGDRLVFVPQAIPGTPTELPEFRGKIQGKTKKITVPALTPDVAYFIGYLHGDGSVSSDGSRVRFRVHEDSPKILERLIAVGSEFGLETYTLRTPEQCQTKAYELQFNSSALNQYLKLFKQAFQRLNIPDCILLGTADIRKAYLAGLADADGCHSQGVLVASIHQRFLQQVQSLYASLGITVRLGGSIRKRTGKWEGELVTVGGAAFKAVENFFSKYSIQFSIQKRQTPKSFQDHGFPKAMVRPIINTTQYHWGAIHQQMTLPTMKKYLPEATDLVPVKVLGVELNVRSAPTYDIEVATVHEFVCEGILVSNSAGMRQFVSEDQQGATAKDNLWQQDAEGNWRIDPERDSLRMANHSRVFHHKPTLEESIAAVQKQYYSGEGAIQWAGEAVARANIDLLNTAELKTDFLQAYEQGKAEQWIKKYHPEIDADELEHRLGRFGLNPCGEIIGSNFHCNLSEVHLNQLDPDNYKEQEEAFKAGALSVAALLNHQFQEPRYQYSRELDPIVGVSFTGLFDFFVHAFGVDWLRWWEAGRPETEEGLIFKRGEQKYLSKWREIVHQAVWEYCDKHGIKRPNRCTTVQPSGTKSLLTGASSGWHPPKAQRFIRRITFGKNDPVALACIDYGYNVIPSQSDKDEKGNLLNDPFDPRCTEWLVEIPVAVSWADLPGADKIDVSKFSVLAQLDFVMQVQKYYTTHNTSATLELRSEEVESLGTRIYEAIQNDEGYISAALLARFDDIQTFPRLPFEPIDKVTYERLSAEVKVRRKTDDFCGALSRYDLGEMTEAGPSGCDSDKCMFPEQTPSS
- a CDS encoding DUF4351 domain-containing protein, encoding MMYRFENLTLREVQVMLGISLERSRAYQEIKQEGRQEGRQEGLKESALNLVMRQLTRRLGELPEEFKNNISGLSLTNLENLGEALLDFTSLQDLQSWLSQVQD
- a CDS encoding Npun_F5749 family FMN-dependent PPOX-type flavoprotein; this encodes MSLAPWRSLITRALHKNRSLVYSRYLQLATVRENGLPANRTVVFRGFVEETNQLKFITDIRSAKAEQIPKQPAAEICWYFPNSREQFRIAGNLILVTANSHGDLQTARIKMWQELSDAARLQFAWPNPGKERVKTPEAFTPPAPDNIEPVENFCLLLLEPTEIDHLELRGEPQNRTFYQVNENKEWYCEEVNP
- the cysE gene encoding serine O-acetyltransferase, coding for MFSKLRTDFRIIFERDPAAQNWLEVLFCYPGLQALIFHRIAHWLRAIGIPFIPRFISHIGRFLTGIEIHPGAVIGQGVFIDHGMGVVIGETAIIGDYALIYQGVTLGGTGKETGKRHPTVGENVVVGAGAKVLGNIQIGNNVRIGAGSVVLRDVPSDCTVVGIPGRIVYRSGVKVSPLEHNNLPDSEAQVIRTLVDRIEALEEQLQELQETRSNIKTPVLVAAGNLVIEEEKLLKVAPSCHLKDKAIQEFFDGAGI
- a CDS encoding DUF3352 domain-containing protein codes for the protein MNSQRSFFGFFVAGVIAVLLIVITGFYWFFVKSPVKLSTPINQPGAAIFVSKVSPAMVSLLVNPEGLQSLGQQGEFSQIKNSLFAKTKIDFSKDIKPWLSNEITLAVTSEDIDHDPKNGLQPGYLMALATDNPEKSQEFVELLFSQRALAGANLQVKQYKGVKLLYDNQEITTSEKNQNSLAAAVVDKFVLFANNPKVIREAITNVQVPNLNLESSPDYQKAIQELPKNALALAFFNLSEIAQWQGLELLEPTYNSQIISLVLKPQGLLAESTFLTTSPIEAVSKPQTKPVGALEYIPESAGLAIAGTNLSNLTNSNLGKLWQQGTKTIYGSQQEAITRWLKPLVEVQKQWGLNLSEDIFNWVTGEYALAILRNPENIHPNWVFVVEKSPQLASGLKNLDRIANEKGLNSSSVTLNNQKITAWTELTATENQTSVNVETKVKGVHTSINNYEIFTSDLGVMEKILTHQEQPLIENSNFQDNIVAIPQPNQGYVYIDWKKSQDFLERQQPLLEFVEVLGKPLFDHLRSLTISSYEERPEILKGGVFLRLQP
- a CDS encoding rhodanese-like domain-containing protein: MTGQSLNQPLTQISVAELAQRLAEDDSGLQLIDVREPQEVAIAKIEGFANLPLSEYEQWNGEISTRFDADAETLVLCHHGVRSAQMCQWLMDQGFTNVKNIIGGIAAYSTLVDPSIPQY
- the hrcA gene encoding heat-inducible transcriptional repressor HrcA, coding for MQVKLTNRQQHILWATVRHYIATAEPVGSKTLIEEFDLGVSSATIRNVMVVLEKSGLLYQPHTSAGRIPSDSGYRIYVDKLMKPSETLAREVESTFQQRLHWEDWSLEALLQGAAQILATLSGCITLITMPQSQTAQLRHLQLVQVETGKIMLIVVTDGYETHSRLMELFPESADTKLDPEAIDRELQIVSNFLNTHLRGCTLLELSQLDWSKLDQEFQRYGEFLKSSLTELLHRASTPSTTQIMIRGVGEVLRQPEFSQVQQVQTIMHLLEEEQEQLWRLICEEPEVEETGKSKVTVRIGAENPLEPIQTCSLISSTYRRGSQPVGSVGVLGPTRLDYENAIAVVAAAADYLSEAFSHTA